In Calditrichota bacterium, the DNA window TGTGTTATGCGGTAACACAATGACGCTCATTAGTTGATTATAGCGGCGCTGATTGCGGGGTTGTCCATCGACGACATTCGCAAAGTCCTTGGACCAACGGATGTTGCCTTCCCTATCCAATCTTATAGCCATGGGATAATCGATGTCGCCGATGTTTCTTGTTCCCACCAGAATGAAGCCTTCGTCGGAGAGTTTGTTGATGGACTCAAGGTAAGAGCGGTTGTCAATAATATGATTGGCAATCGGGTTGCCATCTGCATCGAATCGAAAGACCGCAAAGCCGCCCTCACCATTGGCGCGGTAGCAAATACCTCCGGCGGCAAATCCACCAGGAGTGGAGATTAACGAGGTTGCATAGGCGTCTGTAGCTCCTTCAGGCAAGTGGAGTGTGGACCAAATTACAACGCCCTCGTAATTGACCTTTACAAACCACGTAGTAGTGGATCTTCCGCTATCAGCCCAGGCTTGTCCGGCCAGAACCAGCCCATCCTGAGTTTCTCTAAGGCCATGAAAGCCTCTGCCTTCATCATACCTACTGATCCAATCCACTTCCCCCTCTGCATCGATTACCGCAACCAGTCCGGCTCGTGAATTGTCTTCTCCAAAATAGATACCGCCGATGGCAAAGCGACCGTCCTTAAGTTCGATAATCGCGGAAGCGCGGCCATCTTCGTAACCTTGCTCCCACACTCGATCGCCGTCGCGATTGAATCTCACTGCTCCGAAACCCCGCCCGCCGGCAGTGCCTGAAGCGACCGCATCCCCATTATCTGCTTCTATGACTGACCAAAGACGTGCGCCGTTCAAGACCCGCTCCCATCGCAAGGCACCTTCTGCATCAAGGCACACTAACCATGGCCTTCCATCAGTTCCGCCACAAAGATAGAAGTCGCCATTGGCGCAGGCGTAAATGTCCTGGAATATGTCCGTGCCGCCACGATCATAGTAGCGTAACTGGTCGATCTCAGGTTGAGCAACAAGGCTATCGCTGAGGCCCAGGATTGATATGGCGAGGATTATTGAGGTCTTACTCATTTCAGCCGCAGGAGGTGCCAGCCTTTCGACCGACACCGCCTCGAGTGATAGTTGAATTACCCCTAATGCGCTTCGGCATATCCAGAACAA includes these proteins:
- a CDS encoding PQQ-like beta-propeller repeat protein codes for the protein MSKTSIILAISILGLSDSLVAQPEIDQLRYYDRGGTDIFQDIYACANGDFYLCGGTDGRPWLVCLDAEGALRWERVLNGARLWSVIEADNGDAVASGTAGGRGFGAVRFNRDGDRVWEQGYEDGRASAIIELKDGRFAIGGIYFGEDNSRAGLVAVIDAEGEVDWISRYDEGRGFHGLRETQDGLVLAGQAWADSGRSTTTWFVKVNYEGVVIWSTLHLPEGATDAYATSLISTPGGFAAGGICYRANGEGGFAVFRFDADGNPIANHIIDNRSYLESINKLSDEGFILVGTRNIGDIDYPMAIRLDREGNIRWSKDFANVVDGQPRNQRRYNQLMSVIVLPHNTIVACGIMNNDRENRGHDGVVVRLEPDIFGPRFIRYEPEDTLLGVLAMSEVDFIAVARSTYGGVIDYRWTLDDQELEAQGDTLIHIDFEVPGEQVVQCEVSVDNITAAILWHVTVVELLITSHTPDTLSLTIQRNSEIDFSLDSVAYIGDRENLRYEWMIYDSTAVRWEEVAGDDRIGIRSYAFNRTGGYALKAKVFDPNVDPIPADSIQWNIQVRGVIRAFEPNLPELFLEPRQEAT